A single window of Nicotiana sylvestris chromosome 3, ASM39365v2, whole genome shotgun sequence DNA harbors:
- the LOC138887317 gene encoding uncharacterized protein, whose translation MHWSPPSKSQILTLTPPQFEPHIEIDKPPKNAEQEEMFRKVKSLEQSLRNMQGLGNQVSVTYKDLCLFPYVQLPARFKMPKFDLYDGHGDPVAHLRGYCSKMRGGGGKDELLMAYFSQSLSGAALVWYTRQDTNRLYTWDDMAQAFAQHFQYNIDIVPDCLSLTKVEKKPSESFREYGFRLREQAARVNPPMKEDEMVEYFLQVLEPTYYGHLISAIGKSFNNVAIQSGTGSLLGKKKKDDVAMAVSGPWHGQRGHDIEKCWHLKRAIQELIDTNQILVQSPDTSNINQNPLSAHAETHIIEIVHKDGEPKKSSKFVMMIQASESNLVKAPDSTKAKPLTVEGATENEHRRVLMKILNEAHILDKITVNHLEKIASKIFEVKRITFSDDELPMEGTEHNRALYLTVKCEDSVVSRVLVDNGSSVNICPLSTLQKLKIGTERIHLNSVCVRGFDGGGKDSVGDIMLELSIGPIEFTMEFQVLDVNISYNLLLGRPWIHAAKAVPSSLHQMVKFEWDRQEIFVHVDEDLSACNDTIVPFIEAEYDKGPWVYQTFETVSVEKIPEGKCIPGPKLSSASIMVANKMLKNGFVSVRPSGNPGTFGLGFMPIEKDVRRVKNLKQKVWSLPKPVPHISKSFVKPGAEKPPTSSIPKPMVDVDEELIKRFQSMFEEVNMVEVGEGSSKADVQLVGPNVKLSNWENYKSSLKRQYNSKIIIQEVEYDDEIEYDEEAAFEEISKAIKQFEEKPKSNLSEIEAINLGDQDNVRETKISVHLEPQVKEEIIKILFEYKDVFAWSYDDMPGLNTDLVVHKLPTDPAFPPIKQKLRKFKTDMSVKIKEEITKQLTAKLLKKNDAIKWTDEFQEAFDKIKSCVLGQHNITGKKEQAIYYLSKKFTPYEVK comes from the exons ATGCActggagcccaccttcaaagtcccagatCCTTACTCTTACACCCCCCCAGTTTGAGCCTCATATTGAAATTGACAAACCACCCAAGAACGCAGAGCAagaggagatgtttaggaaggtaaagagtctggagcaatcattgagaaatatgcaagggttgggaaACCAGGTGAGTGTGacctataaggatttgtgtttgttcccctATGTCCAACTGCCTGCcaggttcaagatgccaaagtttgacttgTACGACGGACATGGGGATCCTGTAgctcatctgaggggttattgtagtaaaatgagaggcggCGGGGGAAAAGACGAATTACTGATGGCATACTTCAGCCAGAGTTTGAGTGGAGCAGCTTTAGTatggtacacccgccaggacACTAACAGATtgtacacatgggacgatatggctcaggcctttgcccagcactttcagtacaatatagacattgtcccagactGCCTATCTTTGACCaaggtggaaaagaaacccagtgaaagctttagagaatatgggttccgattGAGGGAGCAAGCTGCACGAGTCAATCCTCCGATGAAAGAAGATGAGATGGTTGAATACTTTCTTCAAGTCCTGGAGCCCACTTACTATGGTCACTTGATCTCAGCcattggtaaatctttcaataatgtg gcaatccagagtggtactggaagtttgctaggcaagaagaagaaggacgaTGTCGCCATGGCTGTCTCTGGACCATGGCATGGCCAGAGGG ggcatgacatagagaaatgctggcatttgaaaagggcaatccaggagctcattgatacaaaTCAAATTTTAGTCCAAAGCCCAGACACgtcgaacatcaatcaaaatccttTGTCAGCTCATGCTGAGACGCATATAATTGAAATAGTTCACAAGGATGGGGAGCCCAAGAAGTCTTCTAAGTTCGTCATGATGATTCAGGCCAGTGAAAGTAATTTGGTTAAAGCTCCAGACTCTACCAAAGCAAAGCCTTTGACAGTTGAAGGGGCGACAGAAA atgaacatcgcagggtcttgatgaagattttgaatgaggcacaTATTCTTGATAAGATCACAGTGAATCACTTAGAAAAGATAGCTAGCAAGATCTTCGAAGTAAAAAGGATCACTTTCTCAGATGATGAACTTCctatggagggtacagaacacaaccgaGCTCTTTATCTCACGGTGAAGTGCGAAGATTCTGTTGTCTCAAGGGTTTTGGTTGACAATGGCTCTAGTGTGAATATTTGTCCCCTATCTACTCTGCAAAAATTGAAGATTGGCACCGAAAGAATCCACTTGAACAGCGTGTGTGTTCGAGGCTTTGATGGGGGAGGTAAAGATTCTGTCGGAGATATAATGCTCGAATTGTCGATAGGGCCAattgagttcaccatggaattccaagtatTAGATGTGAATATCTCCTACAATTTGCTACTGGGCAGGCCCTGGATACATGCTGCTAAGGCGGTCCCGTCTtctctccaccaaatggtgaagttcgaatgggacagGCAGGAAATATTTGTGCACGTTGATGAGGACCTGTCAGCTTGTAATGACACAATTGTTCCCTTTATCGAAGCTGAATATGATAAGGGACCTTGGGTCTATCAAACTTTCGAAACAGTGTCTGTTGAGAAGAttcctgaaggaaaatgcattccgGGTCCTAAGTTATCTTCCGCGTCTATCATGGTTGCGAataaaatgttgaagaatggtttcgTGTCAG TGCGCCCCAGTGGGAATCctggtacatttggtttgggattcatgccTATAGAGAAGGATGTAAGAAGGGTTAAAAACCTGAAACAGAAGGTATGGTCACTCCCCAAGCCTGTCCCACACATctctaagtcttttgtcaagccagggGCCGAAAAACCTCCAACCTCCTCAATCCCAAAACCTATGGTCGATGTTGATGAAGAGTTGATCAAGAGGTTCCAAAGTATGTTCGAAgaggtcaatatggtagaagttggtgaaGGCTCTAGTAAAGCAGATGTGCAGCTCGTTGGCCCAAATGTGAAGCTTAGCAATTGGGAa aaTTATAAGTCGAGTCTTAAAAGACAAtataattctaaaataataatccaagaagtagaatatgatgatgaaatagaatatgatgaagaagcagcatttgaggaaatcagtaaagcgataaaacaatttgaagaaaaaccaaagtcTAATCTGAGTGAAattgaagcaatcaatttaggggaccaggataatgttagggaaaccaagataagtgtgcatTTAGAGCCGCAAGTTAAGGAGGAAATAATCAAGatattgtttgagtacaaagatgtctttgcatggtcatatgatgatatgccgggccTGAACACTGATCTGGTAGTTCATAAATTAccaactgatccagcattccctcctatCAAGCAAAAGTTgcgaaagttcaagactgatatgagtgtgaagatcaaagaagaaatcacaaaacagcttactgcaaag cttctgaagaagaatgatgcaatcaagtggactgatgagtttcaagaagcatttgataaaatTAAGAg ttgtgtattgggtcaacacaACATCacgggaaagaaggagcaagcaatctattacctcagtaagaagttcactccctatgaggttaagtag
- the LOC138887318 gene encoding uncharacterized protein, whose amino-acid sequence MSAPWPFVAWGMDVIGLIEPATSNGHRFILVAIDYFTKWVEAVTFKSVTKKAVVDFVHSNIISQFGIPKVIITDGAANLNSHLMKELPFALLGYRTTVRTSVGATPYLLVYGTEAVIPAEVEISSLRIVAEAEINDEWVKTRLEQLSLIDEKRLAAVCHGQLYQKRMARAYNKKVRPRKFEVGQMVLKHILPHQVEAKGKFAPN is encoded by the exons atgtctgcaccttggccttttgttgcttggggcatggatgtcattggactaATTGAGCCAGCAACGtcaaatgggcataggtttatcctggtggccattgattactttaccaagtgggtcgaagctgtaactttcaagtccgtgaccaagaaggcagtggtggattttgttcattcaaatatcatttctCAGTTTGGAATtcccaaggtgatcatcacagacggtgctgctaatctcaacagtcatttgatgaaagag ttgccttttgccttactgggttatcgcactactgttcgcacttcagtaggtgcaactccttatttgctagtatatggaactgaggcagttatacctgcagaagttgagatttcATCCCTTCGGATCGTTGCAGAAGCTGAAATtaatgatgagtgggtcaaaacccggctcgagcagttgagtttgattgatgagaaaagattggctgcagtatgtcatggtcaattgtatcagaagagaatggcaagagcatacaacaaaaaggtgcgtcctcggaaATTCGAAGTGGGCCAGATGgtattgaaacacatccttcctcatcaggtggaagctaaaggaaagttcgccccaaactag